atttaaaaatatataataatgacatgaatattaaatttgtccacatgaatgttgtCACTTCATTAGTTATaaggccacatcaacaaaattaaccccaaaatggGATGGgagatcaaaactcaaaaaaatggaaaataggGGACTAAAAAACTGGTTTTTTAAATAGGGGactaaaacttcatttttttgaaaatagggggaccaaaagtgcatttaagccaaattataattcaattatatttttaaattaaaaaataattaaaagattaaattatcctttttaatttgttttgaaacaaaatatcttgtaataataaaataaaaaaaatatataaataagatGTTCGAGGTACTATTGACTTGTTTCTTCTGTCTCTCCACGAGTTATCTTAGCAGTTACGAGCGAGCCCAACCTCTGCACTAAGGTAACAAACACTCTTCCATTTTGTCTCTTCAATTATCGTCTTTTGTTGTTTCGTGTTGTCCGATGATGTTTCCTTCACTATTCCCTTTAATTTGCATCCTTTGacttgatttgaattttgtttcCGATCGTGTGACTGCGATCCAATTTGTGTTTGTAATATCGgaattattatttgatttttgataCATTCATAGATCTGCTGATTTTACATTGAATTCATGCAAATTTGTTTGAAAACTCATCAAATTGTGATGTTTTAGCTGTGTAATTCTGGATCTGTTAAGACTAGTGTGTGATTCATTTTGATTCTCATCTTTTGTGTCATAGATGTGTTAATTCTGTGTTTTTGTcagaaattttgattttgattttcaatttcaattttctttcgCAATTTTTGTTGTACTCAATATGAAAAtgacttgatttttttttcactgCATGCACAATGAGGTTTTCTGAAGATCTCTGATTGTAATTGTTTAATTGGGTAGGAGAATAACATAGTGTTGCACCAATTAGTAAAAACTAGATGGTTTCTTTGTTAATTTTCGGATATCAGTAATATTGTGGGCAGAACTCGATAGAATATGTACTAtgcattttaatttatgaattcgAAGAAGAATATGATAAGATgttaaaaatcaacaaaactaTCTATTATCTATTGTTCATTTGAGAGTCTGCCAGATGTATGTCTGGTATCACGGCGGGTATGCCAGAATCAAGGTGACCCACCATGATTTTACAGAAGCTACAAAGTGTGGCTTTTGGAAAATTAGGGTGGATCACTGCGATTCTGACATATCCACCGTGGTACCAAACATAGGCTAGATTGTAtctattgtatttttatatggTAATTGCATGTGGTTTGTAGTGTAACATTTCAAATGCatgtatgtgtttcagaaaatGGCTTCAGGTGGAGCAGCTCCCCAAAGAGGAAGTGCAGCAGCTGCTGCTAGCATGAGGAGAAGGAAGGCACCCGGTGGTGGGGCATCTGGCGGAGCTGCAGGGACTATGCTTCAATTTTATACTGATGATGCTCCTGGACTCAAGATCTCCCCAAATGTGGTTCTTGTTATGAGCATTGGCTTTATCGCATTTGTTGCCATTCTTCATGTGATCGGCAAGTTGTATTTGCGTAAGGAGGCTTAGAGAATACAATATCAAGTTAGGTTCATTTTGTGaatctttttatctttttttttcctctcttctTTTGACAGTATGTTTTGAGGATTTTAACATATACACACAATGTTATGAAATTTAGATTATCTGTTACTTGAAATACAATAATCCTTTTggtaatttattttcttcttttttctggTACAATGTTATGATCAAAGGTCCTGAACTAGCTATGAAGCATTTGGTAATTAACTATGAACAATAATCCATTTAGTCAACcacaataattttataataaggAGGATAGCTCCAGACAAACCACTTTACAATATAATAGATACAATAAATCCAACTATTGAATAATGAGAATATTCATTAGGAGTATATGAATTGTATAAAAAGATCATGAAAGCAGAAAACTGACAGAGAAATACACATTCTTAGAAAAGTCAAATTCATTTCCAGAATACACCATAGCTTATACTCAAATTACATACATCCCTCTTTACAAACCATGCTTACTTCATCATGAATCACTTTGAAGCACAATTGATATTATTCCTTCCACCACCCCCATCCAATTCATCTAGCATATAAAATTTGAACTAATTGTATGATATACGTAATAGAACTAACTTGCAGATAAATTTAATCACGTACTATATGTGAATTAATTATGCGAATTAATTATGCGCTTGTTACACACTATTAGGGATGTGGATCCATGTGGGAATTACCTTGTTCGGGGATCCGAAGATGGATAACTTTTCCCTGTGGGAATGTGGATGGAGGAGAAAGTCCCCCGAAAGAGGTTCGGGATGGGGACGGAGTTTTATCCCCGTCCCGTGGGACTCCGTTCacgaaaattttattaaaataacatttataaaCGTATATTTAAGtactttataaattatttttaatttttttacacaatatgtatacatttatttatatacgATATTTATTAATGTCACAATACAcgataatattttgatttttttatttgttttataattaagCTTATCCACTATAAACTATATTACCTGTTTTTTGAAGACTATATTACCTGTTATATGCTATGTTTTTTGTCAAACGAAGTCTAATTATTGACTAAAtcttgtcaaaagaaaaaatttaaacaaaaatagaagGAAATTAGATGTACGGTGTAAGAGAAAACAATAGTGGgtggttgtttttgttttttggtgaaCAACGTTGTTCTACTTCTATAACAAAAAATCAATAACACAGCAAagataagaaaagaaaatattttataaataatgacAACAACTTTGTGCATCACTCAtactcataatttttttgtaaagaaaTTCTAAAGAATTTTCTAAACCGTGCATAACTACCCGTGACTGGATTTTCTATGCGTTGTTCAGCCTCCCAAGCCAGCCAAATTGTGACGCTCCTTGTCATTCCCTCTTTATTCTATCCAACCacgaacatttttttttgtaaatacaTCGTGCACTCGCTCAAAATTTGTGTTATCTTCaattggaaaaaaaatctaaagaatttctaaaaaaaattctcttgaAACTTCTGACGACTATTCATCTTCGGTGTTACCAAATTACaagcataataataataattatgaactcattttttaaatacaagagaacaaatgagaaaatattaatttatggaGGACTAGTATAAATTCAAATATGTAAAGAAATGGTACTTAGGAGAACATAAATTAAAAccaatttgttattattttttaggcAATAATGactttattattaaaaaatttaaaacttatattaattttattttttttcattctaaagttagaatttacttttttttttttttgacccaCGTTAGAATTTACTTAGAATAATACTTATTACCACAAATtctagaaaaacaaaaaacaagaaCAATACTAACAATTGTGGATGTAGTTGCCAAACACCCAACCCACATCTAGCATTATTGGATTGTATGAGCTTAATTGGTGGTATGGGAAGACCACTTTACCCCGAAGCAGGTGGCTCACTGGATCAAGACAATTATGAAAGCTGATTGGTGATATTATGGACTTTTAATTTCCTTTGTGTCTAGGGAGTATTAAGGAACACATACATTTGCAAAGGTCTCCTATACTTTTCAGAAAGCCATGGAGTTGAAGAGGTTCATTGCATGCTAAAGAGAGGCTCTTTGGACCCATTGATGTCTGATACTATGTGGAGTGCTAATGATGTATGTTGGACCACTGAGTAATATAAATTGGCTTTTAGAAATTGTGTCAGAAGAATGATCAGCAAAATATTTGGATTAATATATGtttcaaaaatgaaattacacattttattttcaactaaaaaactaaattaCACTTGATGACAACTTATTTACTAGTACAATTTCACCTACTAAACTAAGCATGTACAGTATTTTAGACCCATTAATCCTCTCAAATGAATCAATTATTTTTGTCTTCCATCACAAGTTTTTGCTAATGATTGctgtaaataaaatatgatctattatatgattttagaatATAAATTGTAAAATTCACATTTACGGATATTTCTTACTAGTATAAGAGAATTATTAGATATTTTTTAtcctatttataagaaaaagtcACAACATTTTAAAGTATACTTATTGTTTAAAAgtcatttttagtttttaccttCATTTAAATGTTCATCTTTTTGTATGTTAGTGGATATATTTAATTTCTCACATTTTTTATAaggatatatattttaaaaaatattcaaaaaattacaacgattaataaaaaaaattgaattatttattaattaaagtaaaaattaataattattttacaattatCTAAGACATGATTTAAACTCAGCATATCTTGAGCTAAGATGTTTATCTAAAAGGCTCacaatatataacaaaaaagaCGTTTCAAATATCACACATGTTAATTGATGCTAATTTTATATACccaattttatataaaaaaaaatagttatcaCTTATCACACAACAATTTAGGTTGTTACACTAACGATTAACTATGAATAGGCACAAGAGTTGGCTAAACAAGAAAATTTAGTTCATAACACTTGCATAATAGTTGGCTCAACAAGGAAAGTACAATTGCGTAGATTTTATGATCACTTAATTACTtgagaaagagaagaagaaaattcgAAAAGAtagaaataagaaaattttcaattGATGATTTAATTCATCAATGACAGAAGAAACAACAACGTTATTGAAATTAGAAGACAACCTCAAAGAGATCAAAGAGAAACAAGATAATCAAAAGGAGCAACaagatcaacaatatggtaATATAGAAGCAAGATTAGAAGCAATGGAGAATTCAATGAAACACATGGAAGAAATTATGAACAAGTTGGTACATGCAGCCAAAAATGGTGGTGGTAAAAAAATCAAAGGTTCAGGTAATACGGAACCAAAGAATCTTATTAATCTTGAAATGCCTAATATTGAAGAATATGATGAATCAGAAGTAGAGAATTGCGTCTTATGGCCCGCACGAGTACTATTGGATGTTGTAATTAGTTAGCCTCTAATTAAATATTATCGTGCACAAATTCTAACttaactagtaatagacccgtgctatcgcacgggtcgtaacgttacgctCCATTTTTTTCAGTTCCACTTTTCATAAGTCCACATATGTAAATTAACATTAATATAACTGAATTAGAAATGAAACATGTAAAATCAAACATCAAACATCAAagtaacttaattaaaatttcttGTCAATGTCTATTACAATTTGAAggaaaacttgaaacaaaaaattaaacatttaggTAGGTTACATATGGATCTCACATATATGTATCCAATTAGGTTGTAACCTTAAAAACTTTGCCAACATTTGGATAAACATGTTTGAATTCAATTCGAAGCCTATCATCGAATTGTATTCCATTGTCAAAGCAGAAGTTTTTCCAGCCTCCAACAATCTGGACATTTTCAGAAGGATTGGTTGGATACCTTAAATGTACCTTGGAACTGTTTGTTCCAGGTACTTCAAGAATTAGGGTTTGCAA
This portion of the Trifolium pratense cultivar HEN17-A07 linkage group LG3, ARS_RC_1.1, whole genome shotgun sequence genome encodes:
- the LOC123914129 gene encoding protein transport protein Sec61 subunit beta-like, with translation MASGGAAPQRGSAAAAASMRRRKAPGGGASGGAAGTMLQFYTDDAPGLKISPNVVLVMSIGFIAFVAILHVIGKLYLRKEA